The DNA window GAGGCCGGGAGTCAGGGCAGTCCCCACGCGTGATACCTTGTCGAGGTTGTCAGGCTGTCCGGTCAACGCAAAGTTGTCATAAAGCTGAAAGACGTTGTCCACGGAACTGGTCGAGGCCGCGGTCGAGTTTCCGTAGTACACGTAGATGGTCGTATCGTTGGACGCCGCGAGAGACGGAACCTTGACCCAGACAGTGGCGGTTTGTCCTGCTTGACTGTACGACTCGATAAAGTGGCTCATGAGGGTTACTTCGTCGCTTTTGGTGAACCGCAGGTCTTGCCCGCTGGTTCTCGCTTTTGAGAAATCGAAGTTCCCCGCGTTCAACTCGATTTTCATCTGATAGTTGGAGAGGGCGGCCCCCGAGTTGGACAGGATTATCGCCCTGCGATAGCGCCAGTACGCATTGTACCAGCCCGGCGCGGCGGACACCTCGCCCAGTGGAAGTATCGTAATCCAACACAGTGAGAGGACAAGTGCAATAATCAGCGCCTTGCCATAAGCAGAATTTCTCTTTGTCCACATAAAGAACACACCCTTTTACTATCAAGCCGTTGCTTATCACAATTCGGCAAAACAATTACTATAACTATAACGCAACAACCCGCTTGCCGGAAACGGGCGTCGGAGAATAAAGGACGCGAATGGCCTGGAGGATACTGGAGTACGAGGAAATCGATTCGACAAACCTCGAGGCCCGTCGCCTGGTGAAAGCCGGCGAGATCAGGGGCGGTGTTGCCGTGTGGGCCCACAACCAGACGCGCGGCCGGGGAAGGCGCGGGAAGCCCTGGTGGAGCGCGCCGGGCAAGAGCCTCACGGCCAGCCTCGTCTTCGAGGAAATTGAAAGCGCTCTTGCGACACGGCTCGTGTCCGTATCCGCGGTGGACGCCATACGCGCCGCCGGTGGCCGTGGCCCACTCATCAAGTGGCCCAACGACCTCGTTTACGGCGGCAGGAAAGTGGCGGGCGTTCTTGCCGAGTCGTTTCGCGGCCCCGACGGTCACTTTACCGTGGTTGGCATCGGCGTCAACGTCGGGTTCTCCCACGCGGAGCTCGACATCCCGTCGCGGCTGCCAGCGACCTCGCTCCTTGTCGAGGAGGAGCGACAGTTTGACATCCCCGGGCTTTTAGAAAATCTGCTCGCTAGTCTCGATACGAGAAAGGCGACTGACGCGTCATTGCTCATGAAAGAGTACCGCGAACTTCTTGCCTGGACGGGCGAAACGGTGTCCGTTTCACTGCCGCCGACGGGGCGTTTAGTGAGCGGGACACTCACCGGGGTGGACGACAGCGGCGCCCTCCTCTTGAAAGTAGATGAAACCATCATGCAGATCGAAGCATGCGAGCTACTGACTTAACTTTTGACCCTTCTGATCTCCTCCCCCTAAAGACAGCAGGAGCTAAAAGTTAAAAGTTAAGCGGCTACGCAAAACGCAACGGCATATTCTCCGTCGTGTGAGAGGCTTAGAAAAAGCCGCTTGTCCGGATGCTCTCGCTGCAGAGTGCCTGAAAGCCGGGCGAGAGGCGCGCCGCCGGGCCCGTGAACGACCTCGACCTGCGTAGGCTTCATGCCGGCGCCAAGAGCCTTCGCCACGGCTTCCTTCGCGGCGAAGCGGGCGGCCAGGTGCTGGTACTTCTCCTTTTGCGAGAGACAGTATGTCAGCTCCGCGTCGGAGAAGTTGCGTGTCAGAAAAGCCTTTGACCTTTCCGCCGCCACCCTGATTCTCTCCACGCTTACTATGTCAACGCCTATCCCAGCAATGTTCCCGGCGTGATCCATCTTAAACTTCCGCTTCCGCTATAATTAAAATGTGAAACCATTGCCACTTACGTCTCGTATTTTACTATTAAACGCAAGCACTGGCGTCCAATAACTGATGG is part of the Candidatus Anoxymicrobium japonicum genome and encodes:
- a CDS encoding biotin--[acetyl-CoA-carboxylase] ligase, with product MAWRILEYEEIDSTNLEARRLVKAGEIRGGVAVWAHNQTRGRGRRGKPWWSAPGKSLTASLVFEEIESALATRLVSVSAVDAIRAAGGRGPLIKWPNDLVYGGRKVAGVLAESFRGPDGHFTVVGIGVNVGFSHAELDIPSRLPATSLLVEEERQFDIPGLLENLLASLDTRKATDASLLMKEYRELLAWTGETVSVSLPPTGRLVSGTLTGVDDSGALLLKVDETIMQIEACELLT
- the acpS gene encoding holo-[acyl-carrier-protein] synthase is translated as MDHAGNIAGIGVDIVSVERIRVAAERSKAFLTRNFSDAELTYCLSQKEKYQHLAARFAAKEAVAKALGAGMKPTQVEVVHGPGGAPLARLSGTLQREHPDKRLFLSLSHDGEYAVAFCVAA